The Caulobacter sp. FWC26 genome contains a region encoding:
- a CDS encoding LysE family translocator: MSHDAWPVDPSAIAPFLAAIVLIELTPGPNMGYLAGLSAVEGRRAGLVTITGITAGLLVYMLASVAGLTEILRLNRPLYEVLRWAGVAYIFWLAFDAWRGEKPTDWQGEDGRAWVHFRRGLLANLLNPKAALFYVTLLPGFIQTGHASPTVQALILGGVHIAVSIVVHGAIVLSSDGLARRLIATGSSPLSRRLFALALAATGLWIGIETGR, from the coding sequence TTGTCGCACGACGCCTGGCCCGTCGATCCTTCCGCGATCGCGCCTTTCCTGGCGGCGATCGTGCTGATCGAGCTGACCCCCGGCCCCAATATGGGCTACCTGGCCGGTTTGTCGGCGGTCGAAGGACGTCGCGCGGGGCTGGTGACCATCACCGGGATCACTGCGGGCCTGCTTGTCTACATGCTGGCCTCGGTGGCGGGGTTGACGGAAATCCTGCGCCTGAACCGCCCGCTCTACGAGGTGCTGCGTTGGGCGGGAGTCGCTTACATTTTCTGGCTGGCGTTCGACGCTTGGCGAGGTGAGAAGCCGACCGACTGGCAAGGGGAGGACGGGCGTGCTTGGGTGCATTTCCGACGCGGGCTCCTGGCGAACCTGCTCAACCCGAAGGCCGCGCTCTTCTACGTGACCTTGTTGCCGGGGTTCATTCAGACCGGCCATGCATCGCCCACCGTTCAGGCGCTGATCCTAGGCGGTGTCCACATCGCGGTCAGCATCGTCGTGCATGGGGCCATCGTCCTGTCGTCGGACGGTCTGGCGCGGCGGTTGATCGCGACCGGTTCCAGCCCGCTCAGCCGACGCCTCTTCGCGCTGGCGCTGGCGGCTACGGGTCTCTGGATTGGCATCGAAACAGGTCGATAA
- the xth gene encoding exodeoxyribonuclease III, whose translation MRIATWNVNSINARLEGVLAWFESEAPDVAVLQELKCVDEKFPTEAFERLGYNVAVHGQKTYNGVALLSKHPIEDVRKGLPFLSEDEVDEQARYIEAVIAAPTPFRVVGIYLPNGNPIGTEKFAYKLSWMRRLHAHAQGLLAFEEPLVIAGDYNVIPEAEDVANPQAWLGDALFQPESRAAFRALKNLGFADAYMQADGAPGGYTFWDYQAGAWQRNLGIRIDHLLLSPQAADRLTGVVIHRDERDKEKPSDHVPVVGHFRD comes from the coding sequence ATGCGTATCGCCACCTGGAACGTCAATTCGATCAACGCTCGCCTGGAAGGCGTGTTGGCGTGGTTCGAATCGGAAGCCCCCGATGTGGCGGTGCTGCAGGAGCTGAAGTGCGTCGACGAGAAGTTCCCGACCGAAGCCTTTGAACGTCTTGGTTATAATGTCGCGGTTCACGGCCAGAAGACCTACAACGGCGTCGCGCTGCTTTCGAAGCACCCGATCGAGGACGTCCGCAAAGGTCTGCCCTTCCTGTCCGAGGACGAAGTCGACGAGCAGGCGCGCTATATCGAGGCGGTCATCGCCGCGCCCACACCGTTCCGCGTAGTCGGCATCTACCTTCCGAACGGCAACCCGATCGGGACCGAGAAGTTTGCTTACAAGCTGTCTTGGATGCGCCGGCTGCACGCCCATGCCCAAGGACTACTGGCGTTCGAAGAACCCTTGGTGATCGCCGGCGACTACAACGTGATCCCAGAGGCCGAGGACGTCGCCAACCCGCAGGCCTGGTTGGGTGACGCCTTGTTCCAGCCGGAGAGCCGCGCCGCCTTCCGCGCGCTGAAGAACCTGGGCTTCGCCGACGCCTATATGCAGGCTGACGGCGCGCCGGGCGGCTACACCTTCTGGGACTATCAGGCCGGCGCCTGGCAGCGAAACCTTGGCATCCGTATTGATCACCTGCTGCTGTCACCCCAGGCGGCGGACCGCTTGACCGGCGTCGTCATCCACCGCGACGAGCGCGACAAGGAAAAGCCTTCGGACCACGTACCGGTCGTCGGTCACTTTCGAGATTAG
- the erpA gene encoding iron-sulfur cluster insertion protein ErpA: protein MTQIDLTLSENAARRIRAIAETEGRPLMLRVAVDGGGCSGFQYRFDLVETVEDDDLKVERDGAAALVDVVSLALLKGSEIDFVDELAGAEFRVRNPNAKSSCGCGVSFSI from the coding sequence ATGACCCAAATCGACTTAACGCTTTCCGAAAACGCCGCGCGCCGGATCAGGGCCATCGCCGAGACCGAGGGGCGCCCCCTCATGCTGCGTGTGGCCGTCGACGGCGGCGGTTGCTCGGGATTTCAGTATCGCTTCGATCTCGTCGAGACCGTCGAGGACGATGACCTGAAGGTCGAGCGCGATGGCGCCGCGGCCCTGGTTGATGTCGTGTCGCTGGCCCTCCTGAAGGGCTCTGAGATCGACTTCGTCGACGAACTGGCCGGCGCGGAGTTTCGGGTGCGCAATCCGAACGCGAAGTCCAGCTGCGGTTGCGGCGTCAGCTTCTCGATCTGA
- a CDS encoding deoxyguanosinetriphosphate triphosphohydrolase, producing MSQTPYYVPRAPYAEDPSKSKGRRFKEDESRTRTPFARDRDRIIHTSAFRRLKEKTQVFVAHEGDNFRTRLTHTLEVAQVARSLATALGLDADLAETIALAHDLGHPPFGHAGEDELEIQMREYGGFDHNVQTFRVVTELEHRYPDFVGLNLTWETLEGVIKHNGPVTNKLGKPSWKAISKYDNEYELGLNTWASAEAQVAALADDIAYNNHDVDDGVTAGLFTLDELMDVPLIGPILAAVKSERPDLDARLTHLEAVRRMIGAMVDDVMGETLHRAAASGVQSADDVRALDHALVAFSSDMAEDLARLRGFLYERMYRHWRVNRTRSQARRILGEMFSLFLREPEVLPTVWFAKSQNRDEAGRARVVCDYIAGMTDRFAIEEHRKLFHLDVWN from the coding sequence ATGTCTCAGACTCCGTACTACGTTCCGCGCGCGCCCTACGCCGAAGATCCCTCCAAGTCGAAGGGGCGTCGGTTCAAGGAGGACGAGAGCCGCACGCGTACGCCGTTTGCGCGTGACCGCGACCGGATCATCCATACCTCGGCGTTCCGGCGCTTGAAGGAAAAGACCCAGGTTTTTGTCGCTCACGAAGGTGACAATTTCCGTACGCGCCTGACCCACACGTTGGAGGTCGCGCAGGTGGCGCGTTCGCTAGCCACGGCGTTGGGCCTGGACGCCGACCTCGCCGAGACCATCGCCCTGGCGCACGATCTGGGCCATCCGCCGTTCGGCCATGCCGGCGAGGATGAGCTCGAAATCCAGATGCGCGAGTACGGCGGCTTCGATCACAATGTTCAGACCTTCCGGGTCGTGACTGAGCTGGAGCACCGTTACCCAGACTTCGTTGGCCTGAACCTGACCTGGGAAACGCTGGAAGGCGTGATCAAGCACAATGGGCCGGTCACCAACAAGCTGGGTAAGCCGTCCTGGAAGGCGATCTCCAAGTACGACAATGAGTACGAGCTGGGCCTGAACACCTGGGCCTCGGCCGAGGCCCAGGTCGCAGCCCTGGCCGACGACATCGCCTACAACAACCATGACGTCGACGACGGTGTGACGGCCGGCCTGTTCACGCTGGACGAGCTGATGGACGTGCCGCTGATCGGACCGATCTTGGCGGCGGTGAAGAGCGAGCGGCCCGACCTGGACGCGCGGCTGACCCATCTGGAGGCCGTGCGCCGCATGATCGGGGCAATGGTCGACGACGTGATGGGCGAGACGCTGCACCGTGCGGCCGCCAGCGGCGTCCAGTCAGCCGACGACGTGCGCGCGCTGGACCATGCCCTCGTCGCCTTTTCCTCGGACATGGCCGAGGATCTGGCGAGGCTTCGGGGCTTCCTCTACGAGCGGATGTACCGCCACTGGCGCGTCAACCGCACCCGCAGCCAGGCTCGCCGTATTCTGGGCGAAATGTTCTCGCTCTTCTTGCGCGAGCCGGAGGTGTTGCCCACCGTCTGGTTCGCCAAGTCGCAGAACCGCGACGAAGCCGGCCGAGCCCGTGTGGTCTGTGACTATATCGCGGGCATGACCGATCGCTTCGCGATAGAAGAACATCGCAAGCTGTTCCATCTCGACGTCTGGAACTGA
- a CDS encoding SPOR domain-containing protein: MSDPHRGAYTPPTDAPLSFDARQPVRGARPLPMTLIISAVVLVTLVVAVVMIYRGGVRGPNDPPQTVGTEVAQMKTPPAEGSQPKDPASGLQIYHNEDPQPSATFAAPPETPQARPVAPTAAAPVETASLPAAKPAAPAPTIESLATAAATAKPAPKPVQVAQTAAPKPVAAAPTTPTTAPKPATVSTGPASVQIGALSSPALADKAWTDAVRLAPGLAAGKGKKVETVEKNGATLYRTSVTGFATREAAKAFCEAIAASGKSCFVK; the protein is encoded by the coding sequence ATGTCTGATCCGCACCGCGGGGCCTATACGCCGCCTACCGACGCGCCGTTGTCGTTCGATGCGCGTCAGCCCGTGCGCGGCGCGCGGCCGCTGCCCATGACCCTGATCATCAGCGCGGTCGTCCTCGTCACGCTGGTGGTGGCGGTGGTCATGATCTATCGCGGCGGCGTGCGCGGTCCGAACGATCCGCCGCAGACGGTTGGAACCGAGGTCGCGCAGATGAAGACGCCGCCGGCCGAGGGCAGCCAGCCCAAGGACCCGGCCTCGGGCCTTCAAATCTATCACAACGAGGATCCGCAACCGTCCGCGACCTTCGCCGCGCCGCCGGAAACGCCGCAGGCGCGTCCCGTCGCCCCGACGGCCGCAGCGCCCGTTGAGACGGCCAGCCTTCCCGCCGCCAAGCCTGCCGCGCCTGCGCCGACGATCGAGTCACTGGCCACGGCTGCAGCGACCGCGAAGCCGGCGCCAAAGCCTGTGCAGGTGGCTCAGACCGCCGCCCCGAAGCCCGTCGCTGCAGCTCCCACGACCCCGACGACCGCGCCAAAGCCTGCTACGGTTTCGACCGGTCCTGCCTCCGTGCAGATCGGCGCCCTGTCGTCGCCGGCCTTGGCGGACAAGGCCTGGACCGACGCGGTGCGTCTTGCTCCGGGCCTCGCGGCCGGGAAGGGCAAGAAGGTCGAGACGGTCGAAAAGAACGGGGCGACGCTCTATCGCACCTCGGTCACCGGCTTTGCGACCCGCGAGGCGGCTAAGGCTTTCTGCGAGGCGATCGCCGCCTCGGGCAAGTCCTGCTTCGTGAAATGA
- the nagZ gene encoding beta-N-acetylhexosaminidase: protein MSLLMGAPSAAILGCAGTTLTREEIDFFKDVKPWGFILFKRNIADPNQVRALTAALRETVGRPDAPILIDQEGGRVARLQPPHWRTYPPGRAYGELVANDPLVAREITRLGARLIAHDLHALGINVDCVPVLDVPDPKGHEIIGDRAYGDTPEQVATLGRAAAEGLLAGGVLPIIKHIPGHGRAMADSHLELPVVNAKLAELDARDFAPFRVLSDMPMAMTAHVVYTAIDRKNPATTSKKAIKKIIRESIGFDGLLMSDDLSMKALSGDFKQRAKDSLSAGCDVVLHCNGDMAEMKAVMSGVGRMGKEARRRAQAVMGRLVKVPEPFDVAEARARFDAAFDGKYA from the coding sequence ATGAGCCTTCTGATGGGCGCGCCTTCCGCCGCTATTCTCGGCTGCGCCGGGACCACGCTCACGCGTGAGGAGATTGATTTCTTCAAGGACGTGAAGCCCTGGGGCTTCATCCTGTTCAAGCGCAATATCGCTGATCCTAACCAGGTGCGGGCGCTGACCGCCGCCCTGCGCGAGACGGTCGGCCGTCCCGACGCGCCGATCCTGATTGATCAGGAGGGCGGCCGCGTCGCGCGTCTGCAGCCGCCGCACTGGCGCACCTATCCGCCGGGCCGGGCCTACGGCGAGCTGGTTGCGAACGATCCGTTGGTCGCGCGCGAGATTACGCGCCTGGGCGCACGGTTGATCGCCCATGACCTGCATGCGCTGGGGATCAATGTCGATTGCGTGCCGGTGCTGGACGTACCCGACCCCAAAGGCCACGAGATCATCGGCGACCGCGCCTATGGCGACACGCCCGAGCAGGTGGCCACCCTAGGCCGCGCGGCGGCCGAAGGGCTTTTGGCCGGCGGCGTCCTGCCGATCATCAAGCACATCCCGGGGCACGGCCGCGCCATGGCCGACAGCCACCTGGAGTTGCCTGTGGTCAACGCCAAGCTGGCCGAGCTGGACGCGCGCGACTTCGCGCCTTTCCGGGTGTTGTCGGACATGCCGATGGCGATGACCGCGCACGTCGTCTACACCGCCATCGACCGCAAGAACCCGGCCACGACCTCGAAAAAGGCGATCAAGAAGATCATTCGTGAGTCCATCGGCTTCGACGGACTGCTGATGAGCGATGACCTGTCGATGAAGGCGCTGTCAGGCGACTTCAAGCAGCGCGCCAAGGACAGCCTTTCGGCCGGCTGCGACGTCGTCCTGCACTGCAACGGCGACATGGCCGAGATGAAGGCCGTGATGTCTGGCGTGGGGCGCATGGGCAAGGAGGCCCGTCGCCGCGCGCAGGCGGTCATGGGCCGCTTGGTCAAGGTTCCCGAACCTTTCGACGTGGCCGAGGCCCGGGCGCGTTTCGACGCGGCCTTTGACGGAAAGTACGCTTGA
- a CDS encoding ScpA family protein, which produces MSTGFQPTFDFEAANEAAEDGAALVIDIDGYEGPLHVLLALARSQKVDLLQLSITRLAEQYLAFVQQARRVRFALAADYLVMAAWLAYLKSRLLLPKPERAKAEEPPAEEMAAQLAFRLAKLDVMRKAVEALKERPILQRDVFMRGDPDAVKIVSSTRLEGDLYGLMSAYIAQRKREHSRHYAPRPPTAYPLEDARDRLRSLLPKMEDWTVLTSVAPIDRVLEEDDGPSPASYLASTLSASLELVKEGVLEARQLEHFQDIYLRTRAEPLEIVE; this is translated from the coding sequence TTGAGCACGGGCTTTCAGCCCACATTCGACTTCGAGGCCGCCAACGAGGCTGCCGAGGATGGCGCAGCGCTCGTCATCGACATCGATGGCTATGAAGGCCCGCTTCACGTGCTGCTAGCCCTGGCGCGCAGCCAGAAGGTCGACCTGCTGCAGCTGTCGATCACCCGTCTGGCCGAGCAGTATCTGGCCTTCGTCCAACAGGCGCGTCGCGTGCGCTTCGCCCTGGCGGCCGACTATCTGGTCATGGCCGCCTGGCTGGCCTACCTGAAATCGCGCCTGCTGCTGCCCAAGCCCGAGCGCGCCAAGGCCGAGGAGCCGCCGGCCGAGGAAATGGCGGCGCAGCTGGCCTTCCGGCTGGCCAAGCTGGACGTGATGCGCAAGGCCGTGGAGGCCCTGAAGGAGCGTCCGATCCTCCAGCGCGATGTCTTCATGCGCGGGGACCCGGACGCGGTGAAGATCGTTTCCTCGACGCGGCTGGAGGGCGATCTCTATGGCCTGATGAGCGCCTACATCGCCCAGCGCAAGCGTGAGCACAGCCGCCATTATGCGCCAAGGCCGCCGACGGCCTATCCTCTGGAAGACGCTCGTGATCGCCTCCGGAGCCTGCTGCCCAAGATGGAGGACTGGACCGTCCTGACCTCGGTGGCGCCCATCGATCGGGTGCTGGAGGAGGATGATGGCCCCTCTCCGGCGTCGTATCTGGCCTCGACGCTCTCGGCTTCGCTGGAGCTGGTGAAGGAGGGGGTTCTGGAGGCGCGCCAGCTGGAGCACTTCCAGGACATCTACTTGCGGACACGGGCAGAGCCCTTGGAAATCGTCGAATGA
- the scpB gene encoding SMC-Scp complex subunit ScpB: MTTALDPLFVERSIEALLFAAAEPLSDVDLAKRLPEGADIAAGIAALRARYEGRGIELACVAGRWRFQTAADLSFLMTEEREEPRRLSKAAQETLAIVAYHQPVTRAEIEAVRGVQASRGTIDVLLELGLIRMRGRRRTPGRPVTFGTTDAFLEHYGLATLADLPGIAEMKAAGLLEMNLPPGFTVPDPLGLRPGEEEDPLDLDDADAPEFAQDFLGEPEKA, from the coding sequence ATGACCACCGCGTTGGATCCGCTTTTTGTCGAGCGCAGCATCGAGGCGCTGCTGTTCGCGGCGGCCGAGCCGCTAAGCGATGTGGATCTTGCCAAGCGCCTTCCTGAAGGGGCGGACATCGCCGCAGGGATCGCAGCGCTTCGCGCGCGCTACGAGGGGCGCGGGATTGAGCTGGCCTGCGTGGCGGGGCGCTGGCGGTTCCAGACAGCGGCCGACCTGTCGTTCCTGATGACCGAGGAACGCGAGGAGCCGCGACGCCTGTCCAAGGCCGCGCAGGAGACCCTGGCCATCGTGGCCTATCACCAGCCCGTCACGCGCGCCGAGATCGAGGCCGTGAGGGGCGTGCAGGCCAGCCGGGGCACTATCGATGTACTGCTGGAGCTGGGACTGATCCGCATGCGGGGGCGGCGGCGCACGCCTGGGCGGCCCGTGACCTTCGGGACCACCGACGCTTTCCTGGAGCACTATGGCTTGGCGACCTTGGCCGATCTGCCCGGGATCGCCGAGATGAAGGCGGCGGGGCTGTTAGAAATGAACCTGCCTCCCGGTTTCACCGTGCCCGATCCGCTCGGACTGCGGCCCGGCGAAGAAGAGGATCCTCTCGACCTCGATGACGCTGACGCGCCCGAATTCGCGCAGGATTTCCTAGGCGAGCCCGAAAAAGCCTGA
- the tatA gene encoding twin-arginine translocase TatA/TatE family subunit — translation MGSMSWIHWVIVIGIVALLFGGRGKLSSVMGDAAKGIKAFKDGLKDDTSSEVADNKAKGALPRTEAEAEELRKS, via the coding sequence ATGGGTAGCATGAGTTGGATTCACTGGGTGATCGTCATCGGGATCGTCGCCCTGTTGTTTGGCGGTCGCGGCAAGCTCTCCAGCGTCATGGGTGACGCCGCCAAGGGCATAAAGGCGTTCAAGGACGGCCTGAAGGACGACACCAGCAGCGAAGTCGCCGATAACAAAGCCAAGGGCGCCTTGCCGCGTACCGAGGCCGAGGCGGAAGAGCTCCGCAAGTCGTAA
- the tatB gene encoding Sec-independent protein translocase protein TatB → MLPDIGGTELLIIAAVALIVVGPKDLPVLLRKLGQFVGRMRGMASEFRASFDEMARQSELDELRREVQAMRSGQFSNPVQDAADAARDVKVDDVFADIDASLSSGAMRANPYAAGEVHNSILPTAEPSAEIVEAKPKRAPRKKVAAEPAVVEPVKAPRKRASAKKDITVEAPKAVRAPRKRASKAGDSTASDIVS, encoded by the coding sequence ATGCTTCCTGATATCGGCGGCACAGAACTTCTCATCATCGCCGCCGTCGCCCTGATTGTGGTGGGTCCCAAGGATCTTCCCGTTCTGCTGCGAAAGCTTGGCCAATTTGTAGGACGCATGCGTGGCATGGCGTCGGAGTTCCGCGCCAGCTTCGACGAGATGGCCCGCCAGTCCGAACTCGACGAGCTGCGCCGCGAGGTTCAGGCCATGCGGTCGGGGCAGTTCTCCAACCCGGTGCAGGATGCAGCCGACGCCGCGCGGGACGTGAAGGTCGACGATGTATTCGCCGATATCGACGCCTCGCTGTCCAGCGGCGCGATGCGGGCCAACCCGTATGCCGCCGGCGAGGTCCATAACTCGATCCTCCCCACGGCCGAGCCGTCGGCCGAGATCGTCGAGGCCAAGCCCAAGCGTGCGCCCCGCAAGAAGGTCGCCGCCGAGCCTGCTGTGGTGGAGCCGGTCAAGGCGCCTCGCAAGCGGGCCAGCGCCAAGAAGGACATCACCGTGGAAGCGCCCAAGGCCGTCCGCGCGCCGCGTAAGCGCGCTAGCAAGGCCGGCGATTCCACCGCTTCGGATATCGTCTCGTGA
- the tatC gene encoding twin-arginine translocase subunit TatC, with protein MSKAIGHDPEEEIEASRAPLLDHLIELRTRLIICVAAIAVAFGVCFAFVKPIFLFLVRPFTVAEGLKAMQDTSGQHGPFDLLLALVGVKKVATGALANITLQATAPLEQFFTNIKLSAFGAVILAFPIIAWQLYRFVAPGLYKKERNAFLPFLIASPVLFLMGASLVYYVMLPFVLWFSLSQQIVGDGVKVVLQTRVSEYLTLVTTLLLAFGLSFQLPVVLSLGGLAGLITSQMLRTGRRYAIVAVFVVAAIVTPPDPISQITLALPLCLLYEISIWCVWLIERRRKEEDEQAGTDLVAS; from the coding sequence GTGAGCAAGGCCATCGGACACGACCCCGAAGAGGAGATCGAGGCCTCGCGGGCTCCGCTGCTGGATCATCTGATCGAGCTCCGCACCCGTCTGATCATCTGCGTCGCGGCCATCGCTGTCGCCTTTGGTGTCTGCTTCGCCTTCGTGAAGCCGATCTTCCTGTTTCTGGTGCGCCCCTTCACCGTGGCTGAAGGTCTTAAGGCCATGCAGGACACGAGCGGTCAGCACGGCCCATTCGACCTGCTTCTGGCCCTCGTTGGGGTGAAGAAGGTTGCGACCGGCGCCCTCGCCAATATCACCTTGCAGGCCACCGCGCCGCTGGAGCAGTTCTTCACCAATATCAAGCTGTCGGCGTTCGGGGCGGTCATCCTGGCTTTCCCGATCATCGCCTGGCAGCTCTACCGGTTCGTGGCGCCCGGTCTCTACAAAAAGGAGCGCAACGCGTTCCTGCCGTTCCTGATCGCCTCGCCGGTGCTGTTCCTGATGGGGGCTTCGCTGGTCTACTACGTGATGCTGCCGTTCGTGCTGTGGTTCTCGCTGAGCCAGCAGATCGTGGGTGACGGCGTGAAGGTGGTTCTGCAAACCCGCGTCTCGGAGTATCTGACGCTGGTCACCACGCTGCTCTTGGCGTTTGGTCTCAGCTTCCAACTGCCCGTCGTCTTGTCGTTGGGCGGTCTGGCGGGGCTGATCACGTCGCAGATGCTGCGCACGGGACGTCGCTATGCGATCGTCGCGGTGTTCGTGGTGGCGGCCATCGTCACGCCGCCCGATCCGATCAGCCAGATCACCTTGGCGCTGCCGCTGTGCCTGCTCTACGAAATTTCGATCTGGTGCGTGTGGCTGATTGAGCGCCGCCGGAAGGAAGAAGACGAGCAGGCGGGTACGGATCTCGTCGCCTCGTAA
- a CDS encoding UrcA family protein, translating into MKTFAALAALAIAAAVAAPASAKTNEVRVSIAGKNSVEIQTAIKAAAATVCTANGKLIAQDCVDSAVAGANRQLAMIVRARETGKALSSETLSVVRISLKGKTRDQIHSEIRVAAQTVCKAQPRFSVASYQACVADAVRDAKAQLQARMGAAA; encoded by the coding sequence ATGAAGACGTTCGCCGCTCTCGCCGCCCTCGCCATCGCCGCCGCCGTCGCCGCCCCGGCCAGCGCCAAGACCAACGAAGTCCGCGTCTCGATCGCCGGCAAGAATTCGGTCGAGATTCAGACCGCGATCAAGGCGGCCGCCGCCACCGTCTGCACCGCCAACGGCAAGCTGATTGCTCAGGACTGCGTCGACAGCGCGGTCGCCGGCGCCAACCGCCAGCTGGCCATGATCGTCCGCGCCCGCGAGACCGGTAAGGCCCTGTCGTCGGAAACCCTCTCGGTCGTCCGCATCTCGCTGAAGGGCAAGACCCGCGACCAGATCCACTCGGAAATCCGCGTCGCCGCCCAAACGGTCTGCAAGGCCCAGCCGCGCTTCAGCGTCGCCAGCTATCAAGCTTGCGTCGCCGACGCCGTTCGCGACGCCAAGGCCCAGCTGCAAGCGCGCATGGGCGCCGCAGCCTAA
- the serS gene encoding serine--tRNA ligase, whose protein sequence is MHDIKAIRENPEAYDHHWSAKGRSGAAAEAVKLDAQLRAAQTSLQEAQAKRNESSKLIGMAKAKKDEAEAQRLMAEVESLKGVMATAAEEEALVGGKLKDLLASLPNIPAPEVPAGEDEHGNVEQRAWGDAKALPAGKLNAPKDHVDLGAALGGMDFEAAARMSGARFVVLKKEIARLERAIGQFMLDLQTVEHGYTEVSPPLLVKDEALYGTGQLPKFADDLFHTTDDRWLIPTAEVSLTNIVREQLIAEEELPMRLTALTPSFRAEAGSAGRDTRGMIRQHQFYKVELVSITTPDQSEAEHQRMVECAETVLKKLELPFRTMLLCTGDMGFGARKTYDLEVWLPSQNMYREISSCSNCGDFQARRMDARYRKTGEKGGHFVHTLNGSGLAVGRTLVAVLENYQDEGGRIHIPAVLQPYMGGVTHIGGQA, encoded by the coding sequence ATGCACGACATCAAGGCCATCCGCGAAAATCCTGAAGCCTATGACCACCATTGGTCAGCCAAGGGTCGTTCGGGCGCGGCTGCTGAGGCCGTCAAGCTGGACGCGCAACTTCGGGCCGCTCAGACCTCCCTGCAGGAGGCCCAGGCCAAGCGGAACGAGAGCTCCAAGCTGATCGGCATGGCCAAGGCCAAGAAGGACGAGGCCGAAGCCCAGCGCCTGATGGCCGAGGTCGAGTCGCTGAAGGGCGTCATGGCTACGGCGGCCGAGGAAGAAGCCCTGGTCGGCGGCAAGCTGAAGGACCTGCTCGCCAGCCTGCCGAATATCCCCGCGCCTGAAGTGCCGGCGGGTGAAGATGAGCACGGCAATGTCGAACAGCGCGCCTGGGGCGACGCCAAGGCCCTGCCAGCCGGCAAGCTGAACGCGCCGAAGGATCACGTCGACCTGGGCGCGGCCCTGGGCGGCATGGACTTCGAGGCCGCCGCCCGCATGAGCGGCGCGCGCTTCGTTGTCCTGAAAAAAGAGATCGCCCGCCTGGAGCGCGCCATCGGCCAGTTCATGCTGGACCTGCAGACGGTCGAGCACGGCTATACGGAGGTGAGCCCGCCGCTGCTGGTGAAGGACGAGGCGTTGTATGGCACGGGCCAACTGCCGAAGTTCGCGGACGATCTCTTCCATACGACGGACGATCGCTGGCTGATCCCCACCGCCGAGGTCTCGCTCACCAACATCGTCCGCGAGCAACTGATCGCCGAAGAAGAGCTGCCCATGCGGCTTACGGCTCTGACGCCGTCGTTCCGCGCCGAGGCCGGTTCGGCCGGTCGCGACACCCGCGGCATGATCCGCCAGCACCAGTTCTACAAGGTCGAGCTCGTTTCGATCACCACGCCCGACCAGTCGGAAGCCGAGCACCAGCGCATGGTCGAGTGCGCCGAGACCGTGCTCAAGAAGCTGGAGCTGCCGTTCCGCACCATGCTGCTGTGCACCGGCGACATGGGCTTCGGCGCGCGCAAGACCTATGATCTCGAGGTCTGGTTGCCGTCGCAGAACATGTACCGCGAGATCAGCTCGTGCTCGAACTGCGGCGACTTCCAGGCCCGCCGCATGGACGCCCGCTACCGCAAGACCGGTGAGAAGGGCGGCCACTTCGTCCACACCCTGAACGGCTCGGGCCTGGCCGTCGGCCGCACCCTGGTGGCGGTGCTGGAGAACTATCAGGACGAGGGCGGTAGGATTCATATCCCGGCCGTGCTGCAGCCCTATATGGGCGGTGTGACGCACATCGGGGGGCAGGCGTGA